A DNA window from Salvelinus sp. IW2-2015 linkage group LG4q.1:29, ASM291031v2, whole genome shotgun sequence contains the following coding sequences:
- the LOC111961460 gene encoding protein phosphatase Slingshot homolog 1 isoform X1 encodes MALVTLQRSPTPSAASTASTATTNAAEDFGSDDDRRANQSLSESFFMVKGAALFLQQGTNAQGPKTPTHHKLAGDLPQHLQVMINTLRSEDRIKLAVRLESGWSDRVRYMVVVYTSGRQDTEENILLGMDFTDKDSKSCSIGMVLPLWSDTKIHLDGDGGFSVTTGGQSHVFKPVSVQAMWSALQILHKACEVSRRYNYFPGGMALTWMGFYESCITSEQSCINEWNAMTDLETTRPDSPAMFVDRPTESERTECAIKAKLRSIMMFRDLENVTSKEIRVELEQHMSCNLKEYKEFIDNEMLLILGQMDKATLIFDHLYLGSEWNASNLEELRDCGVGHILNVTREIDNFFPGTFTYHNIRVYDEEATDLLAHWNETYNFIVRAKKNQSKCLVHCKMGVSRSASTVIAYAMKEYGWTLEKAYNFVKQKRSIARPNAGFMRQLAEYEGILDASKQRHNKLWRPEGGEDNPDEASGQCCGGEETPVEGEAWGGEGCGASPCRGLGLEVEPLDPLNYNYYFRRLSDTALDSEPSTPVRGPPLLGMERVFIEIEDVERDALLEDEGFPMAQLALPGEGTAAQTCGGRLEPLEDMRLRLEFSTVEEEDEEEAQKEEAEMAALAWTPAGGEGAREDEERKEQVNMNRFNNENANNSNRLAAKRSCPATFDDSASTGNPYKVKPSYQSCKDCLRLPPGRRCERPAGGRTHRLNPTRHCGVVPTISIDPPGTHFTNTPAPHSPCTLPATIARLEAYRQRLVSPMSCEELPRDRHCSLETEDMDELQEDEEEEEEQEPRPGREVGTGAITELTFMKLSLDGERPAGQSPSAGVELQPAGVELQLAGVELQPAGGGVELQRTGPELGMGLVRQRAEQLERLSGLAMEGPLSGAGLAEQMDLHLAVEEMEVDVGMHSEIPIPSTSCTVTAADPQMNTTLVSYPQGSAQTWTPVSSPHGSTLTRSSSSDSLHSNRGGHQGLVRQRTQEIETRMRLAGLTFPSLLKRSSSLAKLGGLTFSTEDLSDLADDQAQLFSTEPPACPSTPGGEEPSEPPSTPRS; translated from the exons ATGGCCCTGGTAACCCTGCAGCGCTCTCCCACCCCCAGTGCAGCATCCACCGCCAGTACCGCCACCACCAACGCGGCGGAG GATTTTGGGAGTGATGATGACCGGAGAGCAAATCAGAg cctCAGCGAGAGCTTCTTCATGGTCAAAGGAGCGGCCCTTTTCCTGCAGCAGGGCACCAATGCACAGGGACCCaagacacccacacaccacaaactCGCAG GTGACTTACCTCAACACCTGCAGGTCATGATTAACACCCTCCGCTCTGAGGACCGCATTAAACTG GCTGTACGGTTGGAGAGCGGTTGGTCTGACCGCGTGCGGTACATGGTTGTGGTCTACACCAGTGGTCGCCAGGACACAGAGGAGAATATCCTGCTAGGGATGGACTTCACCGATAAGGACAG TAAAAGCTGCTCTATCGGGATGGTGCTACCGCTTTGGAGCGATACGAAGATCCATTTAGATGGAGATGG aggATTTAGTGTGACCACAGGAGGACAATCACATGTCTTCAAGCCTGTTTCTGTGCAGGCCATGTG GTCTGCCCTGCAGATCCTCCATAAGGCATGCGAGGTGTCTCGCAGGTACAACTACTTCCCCGGGGGCATGGCCCTCACCTGGATGGGCTTCTATGAGAGCTGTATTACCTCAGAGCAGAGCTGCATCAACGAGTGGAATGCAATGACCGACCTGGAGACCACGCGGCCCGACTCACCTGCCATGTTCGTCGACCG GCCAACGGAGAGCGAGAGAACCGAGTGTGCAATCAAAGCCAAACTACGCAGCATCATGATGTTCCGTGACCTGGAGAATGTCACTTCCAAGGAG ATCCGTGTGGAGCTGGAGCAGCATATGAGCTGTAACCTGAAGGAGTACAAAGAGTTCATCGACAACGAGATGCTGCTGATCCTGGGTCAGATGGACAAAGCCACACTCATCTTCGACCACCTCTACTTG GGTTCTGAGTGGAATGCCTCCAATCTAGAGGAACTACGGGACTGTGG TGTGGGCCACATCCTCAACGTGACCAGGGAGATAGACAACTTCTTCCCGGGCACGTTCACCTACCACAACATCCGGGTGTACGACGAAGAGGCCACAGACCTGCTGGCTCACTGGAACGAGACCTACAACTTCATTGTCCGAGCCAA GAAGAACCAGTCTAAGTGTCTAGTCCACTGTAAGATGGGTGTGAGCCGGTCAGCCTCCACGGTCATAGCGTATGCCATGAAGGAGTATGGCTGGACTCTGGAGAAGGCCTACAACTTTGTGAAGCAGAAGAGGAGCATCGCTCGGCCCAACGCTGGTTTCATGAGGCAGCTGGCCGAGTACGAGGGCATCCTGGACGCTAG TAAGCAGCGCCATAACAAGCTGTGGAGGCCCGAGGGAGGGGAGGACAACCCAGATGAGGCATCTGGCCAGTGCTGTGGTGGAGAGGAGACGCCCGTGGAGGGTGAGGCCTGGGGGGGAGAGGGCTGCGGAGCCTCCCCCTGCCGGGGCTTGGGCCTGGAGGTGGAGCCCTTGGACCCCCTcaactacaactactacttcAGACGGCTCTCGGACACGGCCCTAGACAGCGAGCCCTCCACTCCAGTGCGTGGTCCTCCCCTGCTGGGCATGGAGAGGGTGTTTATTGAGATCGAGGATGTGGAGAGGGACGCCCTTTTAGAGGACGAGGGCTTCCCCATGGCCCAGCTGGCTCTGCCCGGGGAAGGCACCGCCGCCCAGACCTGTGGGGGCCGCCTGGAGCCCCTGGAGGAcatgaggctgaggctggagttCAGCAcggtggaggaggaggacgaggaggaggcgCAGAAGGAGGAGGCAGAGATGGCCGCCCTGGCTTGGACTcctgcaggaggagagggagcgagagaggacgaagagaggAAGGAGCAGGTCAACATGAACCGCTTTAACAACGAGAACGCCAACAACAGTAACCGCCTGGCTGCCAAGCGCAGCTGCCCCGCTACCTTCGAC GACAGTGCTAGCACAGGAAACCCTTACAAAGTCAAGCCCTCCTACCAGTCGTGTAAAGACTGCCTGCGTCTGCCACCAGGGCGGCGCTGTGAGCGCCCGGCAGGAGGCCGCACCCACCGCCTTAACCCCACACGTCACTGCGGGGTGGTCCCCACCATCTCCATAGACCCCCCTGGCACGCACTTCACCAACACCCCCGCCCCCCACTCCCCCTGCACCCTACCTGCCACCATTGCCCGCCTGGAGGCCTACCGCCAGCGGCTGGTGTCGCCCATGAGCTGCGAGGAACTGCCCCGAGACAGACACTGCTCCCTGGAGACTGAGGACATGGAcgagctgcaggaggatgaggaggaggaggaagaacaggaGCCAAGGCCAGGCAGGGAGGTTGGGACCGGAGCCATCACGGAGCTCACGTTTATGAAGCTCAGCCTGGACGGGGAGAGGCCAGCAGGTCAGTCTCCTAGTGCTGGGGTGGAGTTGCAGCCTGCTGGGGTGGAGTTGCAGCTTGCTGGGGTGGAGTTGCAGCCTGCTGGTGGTGGAGTGGAGCTACAGAGGACAGGGCCTGAGCTGGGGATGGGGCTGGTGAGGCAGAGGGCAGAACAGCTGGAGAGGCTTTCAGGCCTGGCCATGGAGGGTCCACTCTCAGGGGCTGGGCTCGCTGAGCAGATGGACCTGCACTTGGCGGTGGAGGAAATGGAGGTGGATGTAGGGATGCATTCTGAAATTCCCATTCCATCTACCAGCTGCACGGTCACAGCCGCAGACCCCCAGATGAACACCACCCTGGTGTCGTACCCCCAGGGGTCTGCCCAGACCTGGACCCCCGTGTCCTCCCCCCACGGCTCCACCCTCACCCGGAGCTCCAGCAGCGACAGCCTCCACAGCAACCGCGGGGGACACCAAGGCCTGGTCCGGCAGCGCACCCAGGAGATAGAAACCCGCATGAGGCTGGCCGGCCTGACCTTCCCCTCCCTGCTCAAACGCTCTAGCTCCCTGGCCAAGCTGGGAGGCCTCACCTTCTCCACCGAGGACCTCTCAGACCTAGCTGACGATCAGGCCCAGCTGTTCTCCACTGAGCCACCAGCCTGCCCCTCCACACCAGGGGGAGAGGAACCCTCTGAGCCCCCATCCACCCCCAGGAGCTGA
- the LOC111961460 gene encoding protein phosphatase Slingshot homolog 1 isoform X2, producing MHLVVDPSQEAMLTMLPHFVENAVLTQSEIYRILSESFFMVKGAALFLQQGTNAQGPKTPTHHKLAGDLPQHLQVMINTLRSEDRIKLAVRLESGWSDRVRYMVVVYTSGRQDTEENILLGMDFTDKDSKSCSIGMVLPLWSDTKIHLDGDGGFSVTTGGQSHVFKPVSVQAMWSALQILHKACEVSRRYNYFPGGMALTWMGFYESCITSEQSCINEWNAMTDLETTRPDSPAMFVDRPTESERTECAIKAKLRSIMMFRDLENVTSKEIRVELEQHMSCNLKEYKEFIDNEMLLILGQMDKATLIFDHLYLGSEWNASNLEELRDCGVGHILNVTREIDNFFPGTFTYHNIRVYDEEATDLLAHWNETYNFIVRAKKNQSKCLVHCKMGVSRSASTVIAYAMKEYGWTLEKAYNFVKQKRSIARPNAGFMRQLAEYEGILDASKQRHNKLWRPEGGEDNPDEASGQCCGGEETPVEGEAWGGEGCGASPCRGLGLEVEPLDPLNYNYYFRRLSDTALDSEPSTPVRGPPLLGMERVFIEIEDVERDALLEDEGFPMAQLALPGEGTAAQTCGGRLEPLEDMRLRLEFSTVEEEDEEEAQKEEAEMAALAWTPAGGEGAREDEERKEQVNMNRFNNENANNSNRLAAKRSCPATFDDSASTGNPYKVKPSYQSCKDCLRLPPGRRCERPAGGRTHRLNPTRHCGVVPTISIDPPGTHFTNTPAPHSPCTLPATIARLEAYRQRLVSPMSCEELPRDRHCSLETEDMDELQEDEEEEEEQEPRPGREVGTGAITELTFMKLSLDGERPAGQSPSAGVELQPAGVELQLAGVELQPAGGGVELQRTGPELGMGLVRQRAEQLERLSGLAMEGPLSGAGLAEQMDLHLAVEEMEVDVGMHSEIPIPSTSCTVTAADPQMNTTLVSYPQGSAQTWTPVSSPHGSTLTRSSSSDSLHSNRGGHQGLVRQRTQEIETRMRLAGLTFPSLLKRSSSLAKLGGLTFSTEDLSDLADDQAQLFSTEPPACPSTPGGEEPSEPPSTPRS from the exons ATGCATCTTGTGGTGGATCCCTCGCAGGAAGCCATGCTTACCATGCTGCCTCACTTTGTGGAGAACGCAGTCCTGACTCAGAGCGAGATCTACCGAAT cctCAGCGAGAGCTTCTTCATGGTCAAAGGAGCGGCCCTTTTCCTGCAGCAGGGCACCAATGCACAGGGACCCaagacacccacacaccacaaactCGCAG GTGACTTACCTCAACACCTGCAGGTCATGATTAACACCCTCCGCTCTGAGGACCGCATTAAACTG GCTGTACGGTTGGAGAGCGGTTGGTCTGACCGCGTGCGGTACATGGTTGTGGTCTACACCAGTGGTCGCCAGGACACAGAGGAGAATATCCTGCTAGGGATGGACTTCACCGATAAGGACAG TAAAAGCTGCTCTATCGGGATGGTGCTACCGCTTTGGAGCGATACGAAGATCCATTTAGATGGAGATGG aggATTTAGTGTGACCACAGGAGGACAATCACATGTCTTCAAGCCTGTTTCTGTGCAGGCCATGTG GTCTGCCCTGCAGATCCTCCATAAGGCATGCGAGGTGTCTCGCAGGTACAACTACTTCCCCGGGGGCATGGCCCTCACCTGGATGGGCTTCTATGAGAGCTGTATTACCTCAGAGCAGAGCTGCATCAACGAGTGGAATGCAATGACCGACCTGGAGACCACGCGGCCCGACTCACCTGCCATGTTCGTCGACCG GCCAACGGAGAGCGAGAGAACCGAGTGTGCAATCAAAGCCAAACTACGCAGCATCATGATGTTCCGTGACCTGGAGAATGTCACTTCCAAGGAG ATCCGTGTGGAGCTGGAGCAGCATATGAGCTGTAACCTGAAGGAGTACAAAGAGTTCATCGACAACGAGATGCTGCTGATCCTGGGTCAGATGGACAAAGCCACACTCATCTTCGACCACCTCTACTTG GGTTCTGAGTGGAATGCCTCCAATCTAGAGGAACTACGGGACTGTGG TGTGGGCCACATCCTCAACGTGACCAGGGAGATAGACAACTTCTTCCCGGGCACGTTCACCTACCACAACATCCGGGTGTACGACGAAGAGGCCACAGACCTGCTGGCTCACTGGAACGAGACCTACAACTTCATTGTCCGAGCCAA GAAGAACCAGTCTAAGTGTCTAGTCCACTGTAAGATGGGTGTGAGCCGGTCAGCCTCCACGGTCATAGCGTATGCCATGAAGGAGTATGGCTGGACTCTGGAGAAGGCCTACAACTTTGTGAAGCAGAAGAGGAGCATCGCTCGGCCCAACGCTGGTTTCATGAGGCAGCTGGCCGAGTACGAGGGCATCCTGGACGCTAG TAAGCAGCGCCATAACAAGCTGTGGAGGCCCGAGGGAGGGGAGGACAACCCAGATGAGGCATCTGGCCAGTGCTGTGGTGGAGAGGAGACGCCCGTGGAGGGTGAGGCCTGGGGGGGAGAGGGCTGCGGAGCCTCCCCCTGCCGGGGCTTGGGCCTGGAGGTGGAGCCCTTGGACCCCCTcaactacaactactacttcAGACGGCTCTCGGACACGGCCCTAGACAGCGAGCCCTCCACTCCAGTGCGTGGTCCTCCCCTGCTGGGCATGGAGAGGGTGTTTATTGAGATCGAGGATGTGGAGAGGGACGCCCTTTTAGAGGACGAGGGCTTCCCCATGGCCCAGCTGGCTCTGCCCGGGGAAGGCACCGCCGCCCAGACCTGTGGGGGCCGCCTGGAGCCCCTGGAGGAcatgaggctgaggctggagttCAGCAcggtggaggaggaggacgaggaggaggcgCAGAAGGAGGAGGCAGAGATGGCCGCCCTGGCTTGGACTcctgcaggaggagagggagcgagagaggacgaagagaggAAGGAGCAGGTCAACATGAACCGCTTTAACAACGAGAACGCCAACAACAGTAACCGCCTGGCTGCCAAGCGCAGCTGCCCCGCTACCTTCGAC GACAGTGCTAGCACAGGAAACCCTTACAAAGTCAAGCCCTCCTACCAGTCGTGTAAAGACTGCCTGCGTCTGCCACCAGGGCGGCGCTGTGAGCGCCCGGCAGGAGGCCGCACCCACCGCCTTAACCCCACACGTCACTGCGGGGTGGTCCCCACCATCTCCATAGACCCCCCTGGCACGCACTTCACCAACACCCCCGCCCCCCACTCCCCCTGCACCCTACCTGCCACCATTGCCCGCCTGGAGGCCTACCGCCAGCGGCTGGTGTCGCCCATGAGCTGCGAGGAACTGCCCCGAGACAGACACTGCTCCCTGGAGACTGAGGACATGGAcgagctgcaggaggatgaggaggaggaggaagaacaggaGCCAAGGCCAGGCAGGGAGGTTGGGACCGGAGCCATCACGGAGCTCACGTTTATGAAGCTCAGCCTGGACGGGGAGAGGCCAGCAGGTCAGTCTCCTAGTGCTGGGGTGGAGTTGCAGCCTGCTGGGGTGGAGTTGCAGCTTGCTGGGGTGGAGTTGCAGCCTGCTGGTGGTGGAGTGGAGCTACAGAGGACAGGGCCTGAGCTGGGGATGGGGCTGGTGAGGCAGAGGGCAGAACAGCTGGAGAGGCTTTCAGGCCTGGCCATGGAGGGTCCACTCTCAGGGGCTGGGCTCGCTGAGCAGATGGACCTGCACTTGGCGGTGGAGGAAATGGAGGTGGATGTAGGGATGCATTCTGAAATTCCCATTCCATCTACCAGCTGCACGGTCACAGCCGCAGACCCCCAGATGAACACCACCCTGGTGTCGTACCCCCAGGGGTCTGCCCAGACCTGGACCCCCGTGTCCTCCCCCCACGGCTCCACCCTCACCCGGAGCTCCAGCAGCGACAGCCTCCACAGCAACCGCGGGGGACACCAAGGCCTGGTCCGGCAGCGCACCCAGGAGATAGAAACCCGCATGAGGCTGGCCGGCCTGACCTTCCCCTCCCTGCTCAAACGCTCTAGCTCCCTGGCCAAGCTGGGAGGCCTCACCTTCTCCACCGAGGACCTCTCAGACCTAGCTGACGATCAGGCCCAGCTGTTCTCCACTGAGCCACCAGCCTGCCCCTCCACACCAGGGGGAGAGGAACCCTCTGAGCCCCCATCCACCCCCAGGAGCTGA